Sequence from the Anaerolineae bacterium genome:
GCGGCAACAAGGGCCAGCCGCACCAGTACCTCCACTATGCCCTGCAGGGCTACGCCGTCCTGGCGCTGGACGTACGCGGCCAGTCGGGCGAAAGCTGCGACGCCAACCAGTACGACAGCGGGCACGTCACCGGCTGGATGACCAAGGGCATCTCGGACCCCGAGGGGTACTACTACCGAGGGGTATACATGGACTGCGTGCGGGCCGCCGATCTGGTGGCATCGCTGCCGGAGGTGGACCCCAGCCGGATGGGAGCCTGGGGCGTGAGCCAGGGCGGCGGCCTGGCGCTGGCAGCGACGGCGCTCAGCGGCCGGTTCGCTCTGACCATGCCGGACGTGCCCTATCTGTGCCACTACCGCCGCTCCCTGGAGATCGCCCAGCAGGGCCCCTATCTGGAGCTCAGCGCTTACTTCCGTCTTTATCCCGACCGGGAGGAGCAGGCATTTCGGACCCTTTCCTACTTCGACAACCTCAACCTGGCGGATCGCATCACCTGTCCGGTGTTGATGTCGGTGGGGCTGGTGGACCTCATCTGCCCGCCCTCATCCATCTACGCCACG
This genomic interval carries:
- a CDS encoding prolyl oligopeptidase family serine peptidase; the encoded protein is MLPVDMPLSELQQYRPPQTKEPDFDSFWEHTLDQARSQPLSPEFRRMEGYPVPEVEVFRASFDGFRGGRSVGWYLRPAGAANEGKLPAVVAYHGYSGNKGQPHQYLHYALQGYAVLALDVRGQSGESCDANQYDSGHVTGWMTKGISDPEGYYYRGVYMDCVRAADLVASLPEVDPSRMGAWGVSQGGGLALAATALSGRFALTMPDVPYLCHYRRSLEIAQQGPYLELSAYFRLYPDREEQAFRTLSYFDNLNLADRITCPVLMSVGLVDLICPPSSIYATYNYVAGEKRMAVYPYHGHEVPPQHVTEQIRWANRHLRGLDV